The proteins below come from a single Paludibacter jiangxiensis genomic window:
- the aspS gene encoding aspartate--tRNA ligase, producing the protein MFRTHTCGELRHTHVNETVTLAGWVQKTRKMGGMTFVDLRDRYGVTQLVFNQDVNAELCEKANRMGREWVIQVKGEVAERSNKNPNLSTGDIELIVSELNIINESKTPPFTIEDDTDGGDDLRMEYRYLDLRRSSVRKNMELRHRIAFEVRRYLDQQNFLEVETPILIKSTPEGARDFVVPSRMNSGEFYALPQSPQLYKQLLMVSGFDRYFQIAKCFRDEDLRADRQPEFTQIDCEMSYVEQEDVLNLFEGMMIHLFKYVKDITIDSLPRITYADAMRLYGSDKPDIRFGMTFVELKEFVGGHDFVVFDSAEYVGGICAEGCATYTRKQLDELTDFVKRPQIGAKGLVYIKYEADGTIKSSIDKFYTADDLKKIAEAMNAKPGDLILILAGSKVKTQKALCELRLEMGSRLGLRDKNKFAPLWVIDFPLFEWDEDTQRFYAMHHAFTSPNLEDTPYLESDPGRVRAYAYDMVINGVELGGGSIRIHSSELQHKIFRLMGFSEEEAQYKFGFLMDAFKYGAPPHGGLAFGLDRCVSLFAGLDSIRDCIAFPKNNSGRDVMSGAPSQIEESQLKELNINITLPDIE; encoded by the coding sequence TGGCCGGTTGGGTACAAAAAACGCGTAAAATGGGAGGTATGACCTTTGTGGACTTGCGCGATCGTTATGGAGTTACCCAATTAGTTTTTAATCAGGATGTTAATGCTGAATTGTGCGAAAAAGCAAATCGCATGGGACGTGAATGGGTTATTCAGGTCAAAGGTGAAGTTGCAGAGCGAAGTAATAAAAATCCGAATTTATCTACGGGTGATATTGAGTTAATTGTAAGTGAATTAAATATCATAAACGAATCTAAAACACCGCCATTTACTATAGAGGATGATACGGATGGAGGTGATGACCTGAGAATGGAGTATCGTTATCTTGATTTACGCCGTTCTTCCGTTCGTAAAAATATGGAGTTAAGACATCGTATAGCTTTTGAAGTGCGTCGTTATCTCGATCAACAAAACTTTCTGGAAGTAGAAACTCCCATTTTAATTAAATCGACACCAGAAGGAGCTCGTGACTTTGTGGTGCCATCCCGAATGAATTCTGGTGAATTTTATGCCTTGCCTCAGTCTCCTCAATTGTATAAGCAATTATTGATGGTTTCAGGCTTTGACCGTTATTTTCAGATAGCAAAATGTTTCAGAGATGAAGATTTGCGTGCTGATCGTCAGCCTGAATTTACTCAGATAGATTGTGAGATGTCATATGTAGAGCAAGAAGATGTGCTCAATTTGTTTGAAGGGATGATGATTCATCTTTTCAAGTATGTAAAAGACATTACGATTGATTCTTTGCCTCGCATTACATACGCTGATGCTATGAGGTTATATGGTTCGGACAAGCCGGATATTCGTTTTGGAATGACTTTTGTTGAATTGAAAGAGTTTGTCGGGGGGCACGATTTTGTCGTATTCGACAGCGCTGAATACGTAGGAGGTATATGTGCTGAAGGTTGTGCAACTTATACCAGAAAACAACTTGATGAATTGACCGACTTTGTAAAACGTCCTCAAATTGGAGCAAAGGGGTTGGTTTATATTAAGTACGAAGCAGACGGCACAATCAAATCATCTATAGATAAATTTTACACTGCTGATGATCTTAAGAAGATAGCAGAAGCAATGAATGCTAAGCCGGGTGACTTGATTCTGATTTTGGCCGGATCCAAAGTAAAAACACAAAAAGCGTTGTGTGAATTGCGTTTAGAGATGGGGAGTCGTTTGGGCTTGCGCGATAAAAATAAATTTGCGCCTTTGTGGGTAATTGACTTTCCTTTGTTTGAATGGGATGAAGATACACAGCGTTTTTACGCTATGCATCATGCTTTTACATCTCCGAATTTAGAAGATACTCCATACCTGGAATCAGATCCAGGTAGAGTCAGAGCTTACGCTTATGATATGGTTATAAATGGCGTTGAACTTGGCGGAGGTTCTATTCGTATTCACAGTAGTGAGCTTCAACATAAAATTTTCCGTTTAATGGGCTTTTCAGAAGAAGAGGCACAATACAAGTTCGGATTCCTTATGGATGCATTCAAATATGGAGCACCACCTCATGGAGGACTGGCTTTTGGATTGGATCGTTGTGTATCTCTTTTTGCAGGATTGGACAGCATTCGTGACTGTATTGCATTTCCAAAGAATAACTCGGGTAGGGATGTAATGAGTGGAGCGCCTTCTCAAATAGAAGAATCTCAGCTTAAAGAACTCAATATCAATATTACATTGCCAGATATTGAATAA